Proteins encoded by one window of Planctomycetia bacterium:
- the lpdA gene encoding dihydrolipoyl dehydrogenase, which yields MAERYDLVVLGGGPGGYVAAIRAAQLGRKVACIDKRGTWGGTCLNVGCIPSKALLDSSELYHQAKHRFDRHGIGVVNITLDIPTMIKRKDSVVKGLVDGVAFLFRKYGVKGYFGTGKMLSKNQVEVKGNDGTTSVLEADNILLAMGSEPSGLPFLKVDGKQIVTSTEALNFDKVPEHLIVIGGGYIGLEMGSVWLRLGSKVTVIEFLPKLLPLNDTEIAGMVHKSLVKQGMNFHLDTKVTGAKIDGNKVVVTAESKDGPITVTGDKVLVSTGRRPITAGAGLEAAGVTVDAKTGKIPVNHLLQTNVPNIYAIGDLVAGPMLAHKASEEGIAVAEHLAGKKGHVDYDIIPSVIYIWPEVAAVGKTEEELKTAGVQYRVGKFPFLASGRAKALDETEGTVKILADANTDRILGVHIFGPRASDMIAEAVTTMAFKGSAEDMARIVHGHPTLSESMGEAARAAWSGKALHA from the coding sequence ATGGCAGAGCGTTACGATCTGGTTGTTCTGGGTGGTGGTCCCGGGGGGTATGTGGCGGCGATTCGGGCTGCACAGCTGGGGCGCAAAGTCGCTTGTATTGATAAGCGAGGCACCTGGGGTGGCACCTGCCTGAATGTGGGCTGCATTCCCAGCAAGGCACTGCTCGATTCCAGCGAACTCTATCACCAGGCCAAGCACCGGTTTGATCGGCATGGCATCGGCGTGGTCAATATCACGCTCGACATCCCTACCATGATCAAACGCAAAGATAGTGTCGTCAAAGGCCTGGTCGACGGCGTGGCGTTCCTCTTCCGCAAGTATGGCGTAAAAGGTTACTTCGGCACGGGGAAGATGCTCAGCAAGAACCAGGTCGAAGTCAAAGGCAACGATGGCACCACCTCGGTTCTTGAAGCCGACAACATCCTGCTGGCGATGGGCAGCGAACCGAGCGGGTTGCCTTTCCTCAAAGTCGATGGCAAGCAGATTGTCACTTCCACGGAAGCACTCAATTTCGACAAGGTGCCTGAACATCTCATCGTCATCGGCGGCGGTTACATCGGCCTGGAAATGGGTTCAGTCTGGCTGCGTCTCGGTTCCAAAGTCACCGTCATCGAGTTCCTGCCCAAGCTGCTACCACTGAACGATACCGAGATTGCAGGCATGGTGCATAAGTCGCTGGTCAAGCAGGGGATGAACTTCCATCTTGATACCAAGGTGACCGGGGCCAAAATCGATGGCAACAAAGTGGTGGTCACTGCGGAAAGTAAAGATGGGCCGATCACGGTAACGGGTGACAAGGTGCTGGTGAGCACAGGTCGTCGACCCATCACGGCTGGTGCAGGTCTGGAAGCAGCCGGTGTAACGGTTGATGCCAAGACGGGTAAGATTCCCGTGAACCATCTGTTGCAGACGAATGTACCCAACATTTATGCGATTGGCGACCTGGTCGCTGGTCCAATGCTTGCACACAAAGCATCGGAGGAAGGCATCGCAGTGGCGGAGCATCTCGCGGGCAAGAAAGGCCATGTTGATTACGACATCATTCCCAGTGTCATCTACATCTGGCCCGAAGTGGCTGCGGTGGGCAAGACCGAGGAAGAACTCAAGACGGCGGGTGTGCAGTATCGGGTAGGCAAATTCCCATTCCTGGCGAGTGGTCGAGCCAAGGCGCTCGATGAAACCGAAGGCACGGTGAAGATCCTGGCTGATGCCAACACCGATCGTATTCTGGGGGTACACATTTTCGGACCACGTGCATCAGACATGATTGCGGAAGCTGTCACCACCATGGCATTCAAAGGCAGCGCGGAAGACATGGCCCGCATTGTGCATGGCCACCCGACGCTCTCCGAAAGCATGGGCGAAGCAGCACGGGCAGCCTGGTCTGGCAAGGCGCTGCATGCGTGA
- a CDS encoding carbamoyltransferase, with amino-acid sequence MTAILGISAFYHDSAAALVVDGEIVAAAQEERFTRKKHDDGFPTQAIEYCLQQAGLEPEQLDYVGFYDKPFRKFERLLETYLAFAPQGFLSFAKAMPIWLKTKLFHRREIQKGLRGAYQKRIVFCEHHEAHAASAFYPSPFEDAAVLTIDGVGEWATASYGFGKSNQLTLTHEQHFPHSLGLLYSAFTTYCGFKVNSGEYKLMGLAPYGVPRFAELIKEKLISIRDDGSLWLDLSYFNYCHGLTMTNDKFHRLLGKQPRQAETPITDQLYMDIAASIQAVTEEVVMKMARAVHDVTKMDKLCLAGGVALNCVANGKLLREGPFKDIWIQPAAGDAGGALGVAQLIWHQLLGNPRKTLPTDAMRGSWLGPKFSQDAITELLDEQDAKYQVFSDDETLCQEVAKLLAQGKVVGWFQGRMEFGPRALGSRSILGDPRNTAMQSTMNLKIKFRESFRPFAPAVLQEHVHEWFETKPQQPSPYMLLVAPVRKEKRLDCEAELAQAAGIDKLKVARSQVPAITHVDFSARLQTVDAERHGRYYQLLKAFHEQTGCPILINTSFNVRGEPIVCTPEDAYRCFLATEMDVLVLERAVLRREEQDQSKLAKGREEYLKRFELD; translated from the coding sequence ATGACCGCTATCCTTGGTATCTCTGCATTCTACCATGATTCTGCAGCGGCGCTCGTGGTTGATGGCGAGATCGTCGCAGCAGCACAGGAAGAGCGGTTCACCCGCAAGAAACATGACGATGGCTTCCCTACCCAGGCTATCGAATACTGTCTGCAACAGGCTGGGCTGGAGCCAGAGCAACTCGATTACGTAGGTTTTTACGATAAGCCTTTTCGCAAGTTTGAACGCCTGCTCGAAACCTATCTCGCATTTGCTCCGCAGGGGTTCCTCTCGTTTGCCAAGGCGATGCCGATCTGGCTGAAGACCAAGTTGTTCCATCGTCGGGAAATTCAGAAAGGGCTGCGCGGGGCCTACCAGAAACGGATTGTTTTTTGCGAGCATCACGAGGCACATGCAGCGAGTGCCTTTTACCCCTCGCCTTTCGAGGATGCTGCAGTGCTTACCATTGATGGTGTAGGCGAGTGGGCAACCGCCAGCTACGGGTTCGGCAAGAGTAACCAGCTGACGCTGACCCATGAACAGCACTTCCCCCATTCGCTGGGCTTACTCTACTCGGCATTCACTACCTACTGCGGCTTCAAAGTAAACTCCGGCGAATACAAACTCATGGGTCTGGCGCCTTATGGTGTGCCTCGTTTTGCAGAGCTGATCAAAGAAAAGCTCATCAGCATCCGCGACGATGGTTCACTCTGGCTCGACTTGAGCTACTTCAACTATTGCCACGGGCTGACGATGACGAACGACAAGTTCCATCGTCTGCTTGGCAAGCAACCCCGGCAAGCAGAAACGCCCATCACCGATCAACTCTACATGGACATTGCCGCCTCCATCCAGGCGGTGACCGAAGAGGTGGTGATGAAGATGGCCCGGGCGGTGCATGATGTGACGAAGATGGACAAACTCTGCCTGGCGGGTGGCGTGGCTCTCAATTGTGTCGCCAACGGCAAGCTGTTGCGTGAGGGGCCGTTCAAGGATATCTGGATTCAACCTGCAGCAGGCGATGCTGGCGGAGCGCTGGGGGTCGCGCAACTCATCTGGCATCAACTGTTAGGAAACCCCCGCAAGACTTTGCCGACCGATGCGATGCGCGGTTCCTGGCTTGGGCCGAAGTTCAGTCAGGATGCCATCACTGAATTACTTGATGAGCAAGATGCGAAGTATCAGGTATTTTCTGACGATGAGACGTTGTGCCAGGAAGTAGCGAAGCTGCTGGCTCAGGGCAAAGTGGTAGGATGGTTTCAAGGCCGCATGGAGTTTGGCCCACGGGCGCTGGGCAGTAGAAGCATTCTGGGCGATCCGAGAAACACTGCCATGCAGTCAACGATGAACCTCAAGATCAAGTTCCGGGAATCGTTCCGGCCCTTCGCCCCAGCTGTGCTGCAGGAGCATGTCCATGAATGGTTTGAGACGAAGCCGCAACAACCCAGCCCGTACATGTTGCTCGTAGCACCGGTGCGAAAAGAGAAACGATTGGACTGCGAGGCAGAATTAGCCCAGGCAGCGGGCATCGACAAGTTGAAAGTAGCCCGTTCTCAGGTGCCTGCCATCACCCATGTCGATTTCTCAGCCCGGCTGCAGACGGTGGATGCTGAGCGGCATGGCCGATATTATCAGTTGCTGAAAGCGTTTCATGAGCAGACAGGCTGCCCGATTCTGATCAATACCAGCTTCAATGTGCGGGGCGAACCCATTGTCTGCACGCCGGAAGATGCCTATCGCTGTTTTCTGGCAACGGAGATGGATGTGTTGGTACTGGAGCGTGCAGTGTTGCGGAGGGAGGAACAGGATCAAAGTAAACTAGCCAAGGGACGGGAGGAGTATCTTAAGCGGTTTGAGTTGGATTAA
- a CDS encoding TIGR03067 domain-containing protein, with protein sequence MLHSLLLVSLFMCFQGEVDDTKSFQGKWKVVTVLEDGKSLTEQEIATKLVADGYFTVEGLVISMLPPGQFEAKKIPFVLNSKTEPKSIDLMGANKVGATGIYLHSGDSLMLCFPGINEKGRPTDFSNQSGSHRVLMVLQRASAGSKTTANAAPTKAAPANPNPAPAPTPAAAPVTIVYQQLPAAPSTMQEMRSKLIGTWGHQTEESINYYTLNADGTFSTTIDWKSGIKNTFKHDQRTSGTWVLENGVIVATIKASTEKEMINQVFSWRVTNLSDKNLVAIDNQGKARYEWRVR encoded by the coding sequence ATGTTGCATTCGCTGTTGCTGGTTTCCCTGTTCATGTGTTTTCAGGGTGAAGTGGATGACACCAAATCATTTCAGGGGAAATGGAAAGTCGTCACGGTGCTGGAGGATGGCAAATCGCTGACAGAACAGGAAATTGCTACCAAGCTGGTAGCGGATGGCTACTTTACCGTGGAAGGGCTGGTCATCAGCATGCTGCCACCGGGGCAGTTTGAAGCGAAAAAGATTCCGTTTGTGCTGAACAGCAAAACCGAGCCGAAAAGCATTGATCTCATGGGGGCCAATAAAGTTGGAGCCACGGGGATCTATCTGCATTCAGGCGATAGTCTGATGTTGTGCTTTCCGGGAATCAATGAAAAAGGCCGTCCGACAGATTTTTCCAACCAATCTGGATCTCATCGCGTCCTGATGGTGTTGCAGCGAGCCTCAGCAGGCAGCAAAACGACTGCCAATGCAGCACCCACCAAGGCGGCACCGGCTAATCCAAACCCAGCGCCTGCTCCGACGCCAGCCGCTGCACCGGTGACCATTGTCTACCAGCAATTGCCTGCCGCCCCCAGCACCATGCAGGAAATGCGGAGCAAACTCATAGGCACCTGGGGACATCAGACCGAAGAGTCGATCAACTATTACACGCTGAATGCCGATGGCACTTTCAGTACCACCATCGACTGGAAATCAGGTATCAAGAACACCTTCAAACACGACCAGCGAACCAGTGGCACCTGGGTGCTGGAGAACGGCGTAATTGTCGCCACGATCAAGGCATCGACCGAGAAAGAAATGATCAACCAGGTATTTTCCTGGCGAGTGACCAACCTGAGCGACAAGAACCTGGTAGCGATTGATAACCAGGGCAAGGCTCGTTATGAATGGCGGGTGAGGTAA
- a CDS encoding TIGR03067 domain-containing protein: MKWFAVGLMFFCSIATADDKKSPVDGVWKPTKAEVSGNALPAELLEAITLTIEDEKYEVSMAGQSDKGTCKADTSTKPHRLKIVGDDGPNKGKTMLAIYELKDDQLTVCYDSEGKEYPKEFKSPADSKLLLLVYKKSK, encoded by the coding sequence ATGAAATGGTTTGCGGTTGGTTTGATGTTTTTCTGCAGCATCGCCACGGCCGATGATAAAAAATCCCCTGTCGATGGTGTGTGGAAACCCACCAAGGCTGAAGTCTCAGGCAATGCACTGCCTGCGGAACTTCTTGAAGCTATCACACTGACCATCGAAGACGAGAAATATGAAGTCAGCATGGCGGGGCAATCCGATAAAGGCACCTGCAAAGCTGATACTTCCACCAAGCCTCACCGTCTCAAGATCGTGGGTGATGATGGCCCCAATAAGGGAAAAACGATGCTCGCCATCTACGAACTGAAAGATGATCAACTGACTGTCTGCTACGATTCCGAAGGCAAGGAATATCCCAAGGAATTCAAGTCGCCTGCCGATTCCAAACTGCTGCTGCTGGTGTACAAAAAATCAAAATAG
- a CDS encoding DUF4394 domain-containing protein, producing the protein MKKACNRKVQLRLEYLEDRSVPAQLAALADGNKLLLFEDSSPGNVSTINISGLMNGETLSGLDRWSINGQLYAVGSRSELTNVNPFGDVLQRYTTFYTINPINGVATRVSETNRQSYILSFQQDQGPNTILTTLGGLDSGNPLVARLFNPLGNNNELLSLRNRFYHDYNSFSAAQGAPRNITNGVDLAYQAGDVNFGLPMNLTDAAIDFNPTLPADIYFLDAQQGVLARQTMLPDFISPPTSIVTVGSLGVDFTSKGGFDIVNDTAYAALTNSNHEANLYTIDLSTGAATLLGTLPGVTSVSGLVVLPAGDQNQAPVAAGPRDVDAFEDDAAVFSTALGTAIIVTDPDAAPDEIFTAELHSIVHPENGFPNNSVTFTLGSTAGITFLTGDGVADSHIVFQGTLSAINAALDGLAISTLYANRYSLYDAEWWGHLLVSDPNTVHAGGAAVAMHEFTIDFAPVDDGPPIAKNYHLTLPAGQVFARQGVFEASTFGVDLDELYLYKAKIVSVTPGVNSGAFTTFSNPEESQGQPFWAFVDYYRPDGFTGTDVFTYTITDGSGNMAVGTITVDVQGEEPAADHIIAVGADTGNLPQVLVMDADTLETISNFQAFSSSFKGGVRVAVGHLRDNERADVVVAQARNGDGWVRAFTAEGQPLDGNWGKGVQPFGKTRQSLEIAVGDVNGDGYDDVAVSGIHQGARTVRYFSGINALYLGQKTIRSYLGSWAFTLADLNGDQRADLVTLGSNGRSYLTHAWSAGTGSALAVANPFAGLDSNIARKFLGSRQAGLSIAAGDIDGDGIVDVVGSVTSIKGETLARSRLSLSGTSSLFFQQPSRFRGSLLTNRLALIDVNLDGILDVLMGASGGTGTAENLTGVSAQFTDILFAKAMGNRWQRGFSLAAG; encoded by the coding sequence ATGAAAAAAGCTTGCAATCGAAAAGTACAACTTAGGCTTGAGTACCTCGAAGACCGCAGTGTCCCAGCTCAACTGGCAGCTCTTGCCGATGGCAACAAGTTGCTGCTTTTTGAAGATTCCTCTCCCGGAAATGTTTCCACCATCAACATCTCTGGATTGATGAACGGCGAAACGCTAAGCGGTTTGGATCGCTGGAGTATCAATGGTCAACTTTATGCGGTGGGCAGCCGAAGTGAATTGACGAATGTCAATCCATTTGGCGATGTCCTTCAGCGCTACACCACTTTCTACACCATCAATCCAATCAACGGCGTCGCTACTCGAGTCAGTGAAACGAACAGACAATCATACATCTTGTCTTTTCAGCAGGATCAAGGGCCTAATACTATACTGACCACGCTGGGCGGTCTGGATTCGGGCAATCCGCTGGTTGCCAGGCTGTTTAATCCATTGGGAAACAACAATGAACTACTTTCGTTGAGAAACCGGTTCTACCACGATTACAATAGCTTTTCCGCTGCACAAGGTGCACCGCGTAACATTACTAATGGTGTAGATCTCGCTTATCAGGCTGGCGACGTCAACTTCGGTTTGCCAATGAACTTGACCGATGCAGCGATCGATTTCAACCCGACCTTGCCCGCCGACATCTACTTCCTGGATGCCCAGCAGGGTGTGCTGGCAAGGCAGACCATGTTGCCTGATTTCATTTCTCCGCCAACATCGATTGTCACCGTCGGCTCACTAGGAGTTGACTTCACCAGTAAGGGTGGCTTCGATATCGTCAACGACACTGCCTATGCAGCCTTGACCAACAGCAATCATGAAGCCAATCTCTATACGATTGATCTGTCTACCGGCGCTGCGACTTTGCTCGGCACGTTGCCTGGTGTTACCAGTGTCAGTGGCTTGGTTGTTTTGCCTGCTGGTGATCAGAACCAGGCGCCGGTTGCAGCAGGGCCACGTGATGTTGACGCTTTTGAAGATGACGCCGCTGTCTTTTCGACAGCATTGGGCACTGCGATTATTGTCACCGACCCCGATGCAGCGCCAGATGAGATATTCACTGCCGAATTGCACAGCATCGTTCACCCTGAGAATGGCTTTCCCAATAATTCTGTTACCTTTACCCTGGGTAGTACTGCTGGAATAACTTTCCTGACAGGAGATGGCGTTGCTGACAGCCACATCGTTTTCCAGGGAACCCTTTCTGCCATCAATGCTGCGCTCGATGGTCTGGCAATCAGCACGTTGTACGCCAATCGTTACTCACTCTATGATGCTGAATGGTGGGGACATCTCCTTGTCAGCGATCCGAATACGGTGCATGCAGGCGGTGCAGCGGTTGCCATGCACGAATTCACCATCGACTTTGCACCGGTTGATGATGGTCCGCCCATAGCCAAGAACTATCATCTCACCTTACCCGCAGGCCAGGTATTCGCCAGGCAAGGTGTCTTTGAAGCAAGCACCTTCGGCGTCGATCTGGATGAACTATACCTCTACAAGGCAAAAATTGTTAGTGTTACCCCCGGAGTGAACAGTGGGGCCTTCACCACGTTTTCCAACCCGGAAGAATCACAAGGGCAGCCTTTCTGGGCCTTCGTCGATTACTACCGGCCTGATGGATTCACAGGCACCGATGTCTTCACTTACACCATTACCGATGGCAGCGGTAACATGGCGGTTGGCACCATCACAGTAGATGTTCAAGGCGAAGAGCCTGCAGCAGATCACATCATTGCAGTTGGTGCCGACACGGGCAATCTGCCTCAAGTGCTGGTGATGGATGCTGACACGCTGGAAACGATCAGCAATTTCCAGGCGTTTTCGAGCAGCTTTAAAGGTGGCGTGCGAGTAGCAGTTGGCCATCTGCGCGATAACGAGCGAGCCGATGTCGTTGTAGCCCAGGCTCGCAATGGCGATGGCTGGGTGCGTGCCTTTACCGCAGAGGGCCAGCCTCTCGATGGCAACTGGGGCAAAGGCGTTCAGCCTTTCGGCAAAACCAGGCAATCGCTGGAGATCGCTGTCGGCGATGTCAATGGTGATGGCTACGACGATGTAGCGGTCTCAGGCATTCATCAGGGTGCTCGCACCGTTCGGTACTTCAGCGGCATCAATGCACTCTATCTCGGTCAGAAAACGATACGCAGCTATCTTGGCTCCTGGGCCTTCACGCTAGCAGACCTCAATGGCGATCAGCGTGCCGATCTGGTGACCCTGGGTTCCAATGGCCGATCATACCTTACCCATGCCTGGTCTGCAGGCACCGGTTCCGCACTTGCAGTTGCCAATCCGTTTGCCGGGCTTGATTCCAACATAGCGAGAAAGTTCCTGGGCAGCAGGCAGGCAGGGCTGAGCATCGCTGCCGGAGACATCGATGGCGATGGCATCGTTGATGTCGTAGGCTCAGTCACCTCCATCAAAGGTGAAACCCTGGCGCGATCCAGATTGAGTCTTTCCGGCACAAGTTCACTGTTCTTCCAGCAGCCCAGCCGGTTCCGGGGCAGCCTGCTCACCAATCGCCTGGCCCTGATTGATGTAAATCTGGATGGCATTCTCGATGTGCTGATGGGTGCCAGCGGCGGCACCGGAACTGCCGAAAACCTGACAGGTGTATCGGCTCAGTTCACTGACATTCTGTTTGCCAAGGCCATGGGTAATCGCTGGCAACGAGGGTTCAGCCTGGCGGCAGGGTAA
- a CDS encoding APC family permease, with the protein MEPRGSSAPRLTLLQAVSINMAMMVGVGPFITMPDFVKNMGGTHSLVVWLIGALVAICDGMVWAELASAFPGAGGTFHFYDQAYGKKPVGKLFKFLFVWQFLFSAPLELATGALGFAMYLGYLMPDLKLVATDWPWTIQLENLVAMVIMLGIVALAWRNIQAAGKLMVVLWIGMLVTMLVMIAGCLLKADLGLLTIAKDQLVSAVNTGLQGDYRLWIGAGAALAIAMYDFLGYYQVCYMGEEVDQPERNLPQSILIAVLLIAALYFSLNLSLYAVMPWQDVAQSKHIASDAFEKLYGGWAGQLMTCLILWTALAATYAAMLSYCRVPYAAARTGHFFRLFSQLHPRHLFPHYALIALGIIGALACLRNLEAVIAALLTSRILIQFLGQIVTVFYIRRVPELKSRMRFRMPLFPIPAIISFAGWTLVFCTSDIPALLYGGLSLLIGLGAFAVWNRWRSG; encoded by the coding sequence ATGGAACCCCGTGGTTCATCCGCTCCGCGATTGACATTGCTGCAAGCCGTCAGCATTAACATGGCCATGATGGTTGGCGTGGGGCCTTTCATCACCATGCCCGATTTCGTCAAGAATATGGGTGGCACCCATTCGCTGGTCGTCTGGCTGATTGGCGCTCTGGTCGCCATCTGCGATGGCATGGTCTGGGCGGAACTGGCCAGCGCCTTCCCCGGTGCGGGTGGCACGTTTCATTTCTACGATCAGGCCTATGGCAAGAAGCCAGTAGGCAAACTGTTCAAGTTTCTCTTCGTCTGGCAATTTCTCTTCAGTGCCCCGCTGGAACTGGCAACCGGTGCCCTTGGCTTTGCCATGTACCTGGGCTACCTGATGCCTGACCTGAAACTGGTCGCCACCGATTGGCCCTGGACCATTCAACTCGAAAACCTGGTGGCGATGGTCATCATGCTCGGCATCGTAGCACTCGCCTGGCGCAACATCCAGGCAGCGGGCAAACTCATGGTGGTCCTCTGGATTGGTATGCTTGTCACCATGCTCGTGATGATCGCAGGCTGCCTGCTCAAAGCTGACCTGGGGCTGCTGACTATTGCGAAGGATCAACTGGTCTCTGCAGTCAACACTGGGTTGCAAGGCGATTATCGCTTATGGATCGGAGCCGGGGCAGCGCTCGCCATTGCCATGTATGATTTCCTCGGCTACTACCAGGTCTGTTACATGGGGGAAGAAGTCGATCAGCCTGAACGGAATCTGCCTCAATCCATCCTGATTGCGGTGCTGCTCATTGCCGCACTTTATTTCAGTTTGAACCTGAGCCTGTATGCAGTCATGCCTTGGCAGGATGTTGCCCAGAGCAAGCACATCGCCAGTGATGCCTTTGAAAAACTCTACGGCGGTTGGGCCGGGCAACTGATGACTTGCTTGATCTTATGGACAGCGCTCGCAGCAACGTATGCCGCCATGCTCAGCTATTGTCGTGTGCCTTATGCCGCCGCCCGTACCGGACATTTTTTCAGGCTGTTCAGCCAACTGCATCCCCGGCACCTGTTTCCCCATTATGCCTTGATTGCCCTTGGCATCATCGGCGCTTTGGCCTGTCTGCGAAACCTGGAGGCAGTGATTGCAGCACTGCTGACCAGTCGCATCTTGATTCAGTTCCTGGGCCAGATTGTGACCGTTTTCTACATTCGCCGGGTGCCTGAACTGAAAAGCCGGATGCGGTTCCGCATGCCGTTATTCCCGATTCCTGCGATCATCTCGTTTGCAGGCTGGACGTTGGTGTTCTGCACATCAGACATACCAGCCCTTTTGTACGGCGGATTGAGCCTGTTGATTGGTCTGGGGGCATTTGCTGTCTGGAACCGATGGCGTTCCGGGTAA
- a CDS encoding DUF1559 domain-containing protein produces MFRYFYSLLVFILLLPESVGKQPGSESFSSFIYPKTMVFLHMRVHELYQSALMKEFITTEKKSLDTLDQKFEISYGIKLEDIDTFTWYVDQFEFTREESPDPQKFFYMLLVSRKDLDYARIRSSLESNVKTIRGSKYEGVVGATNAYVRINDRTVLLFVDANGRQPKQFEQDVSKLLSRLEPASEVPERLKASVAQASEKANHLVLGFQMPVKLGQFLEDQLKEAPQMAAPFKGFARMQSMCLTSHVEPQQQNTLQLKSVMHFSDDRDTRLGLAAMKYGLATGKITLNNMPLENAPRTLENFWVYAASVLKKQLDQIKIEPNGNDVVTIFPLQGKEFLPVISMLIEKVHYAANKVSSAMNMKQLMIAMHEYHADQNCLPPVMSLKDGKPLHSWRVHILPYLGEAKLHQQLRLDEPWDSDHNRKVFESNPMPKVFAHPTQQNAGNRKTPYQMFYSSAQATKPAAQRLGTKVTLGQITVNDGTSNTGAMVEHGNTVLWYQPVDIEFDGSKEFPVLKPMWPGNRIQIAMYDASIHTGIYGDHGNLWKAVFTWRGDERLDFSPIID; encoded by the coding sequence ATGTTTCGATATTTCTACAGTCTGTTGGTTTTCATCCTGTTGTTACCAGAGTCGGTTGGTAAGCAACCTGGGTCAGAATCATTTTCCAGTTTTATCTATCCCAAGACCATGGTTTTCCTGCACATGCGGGTACATGAACTTTACCAGTCTGCCTTGATGAAGGAATTCATTACCACCGAGAAGAAGAGCCTCGATACTCTCGACCAGAAGTTTGAGATCAGCTATGGAATCAAACTCGAAGATATCGACACGTTCACGTGGTATGTCGACCAGTTCGAGTTTACTCGGGAAGAAAGCCCTGATCCGCAAAAGTTCTTCTATATGCTGCTGGTTTCACGAAAAGACCTTGATTACGCGCGAATACGATCCAGCCTGGAATCGAACGTGAAAACAATTCGGGGAAGCAAGTATGAAGGTGTGGTGGGAGCAACGAATGCCTATGTCCGCATCAACGACCGTACTGTGCTCCTGTTTGTTGATGCTAATGGACGACAACCCAAACAGTTTGAGCAGGATGTCTCAAAACTTCTTTCCCGACTGGAACCAGCCAGCGAAGTGCCTGAACGGTTGAAAGCCAGTGTTGCCCAGGCTTCAGAGAAAGCCAACCATTTGGTGCTAGGCTTTCAGATGCCGGTAAAACTGGGACAGTTCCTCGAAGATCAGTTGAAAGAAGCACCCCAGATGGCGGCTCCGTTCAAAGGTTTTGCCAGGATGCAATCGATGTGTCTGACATCGCATGTTGAACCACAACAGCAAAACACGCTGCAACTGAAATCAGTCATGCATTTTAGCGATGATCGCGATACACGCCTGGGCCTGGCTGCCATGAAATATGGATTGGCCACCGGCAAGATCACCCTCAACAACATGCCTCTCGAAAACGCACCACGAACCCTGGAGAATTTCTGGGTCTATGCAGCCAGCGTGCTAAAGAAACAGTTGGACCAGATTAAGATTGAACCGAATGGGAACGATGTGGTAACCATCTTTCCACTGCAGGGGAAAGAATTCCTTCCTGTGATTTCGATGCTGATCGAAAAAGTCCACTATGCCGCCAACAAGGTTTCCAGTGCCATGAATATGAAGCAACTTATGATTGCCATGCATGAGTACCATGCCGATCAGAACTGTCTGCCTCCAGTCATGTCTCTCAAGGATGGCAAGCCACTGCATAGCTGGCGGGTTCACATCCTGCCGTATCTGGGCGAAGCCAAGCTCCATCAACAATTGCGACTGGATGAACCCTGGGACAGCGACCATAACCGGAAAGTATTCGAATCTAACCCCATGCCCAAGGTGTTTGCACATCCCACCCAACAGAATGCAGGGAATCGCAAGACACCGTACCAGATGTTTTACAGTTCAGCTCAGGCAACCAAGCCCGCAGCCCAGCGACTCGGTACCAAGGTAACGTTGGGGCAAATCACCGTGAACGACGGCACCAGCAATACTGGTGCAATGGTCGAACATGGAAACACCGTACTCTGGTATCAGCCTGTAGATATTGAATTCGACGGTTCAAAAGAATTCCCCGTTCTCAAGCCGATGTGGCCAGGAAACCGTATTCAGATTGCCATGTATGATGCATCCATTCACACTGGCATCTATGGTGACCACGGGAATCTTTGGAAAGCTGTGTTCACCTGGCGGGGCGATGAGCGGCTCGACTTTTCGCCGATCATCGATTGA